In Amycolatopsis methanolica 239, a single genomic region encodes these proteins:
- a CDS encoding TetR/AcrR family transcriptional regulator, with the protein MGFMTRDTLPAASPRPLRRDAERNRLRILSAARDVFRERGFDATLDDVAHAAGLGVGTVYRRFPNKEHLIDAMFARRLEEIEENARAALADPDPWEGFRKFVWEAVGMMAADRGMRDTLLSNAFGQVEVARVKDRMIPVVTELVQRAKDSGALRADFVETDCPVLFKMVVSVVEYSHDVAPDLWQRYLTMLLDGLRADGGERQELPVPPLDHEMLDCAMKAWHSRR; encoded by the coding sequence ATGGGTTTCATGACGCGGGACACACTGCCGGCCGCATCGCCGCGGCCGCTGCGGCGCGACGCCGAACGGAACCGGCTGCGGATCCTGTCGGCGGCCCGGGACGTGTTCCGGGAGCGGGGCTTCGACGCGACGCTGGACGACGTGGCGCACGCGGCGGGGCTGGGCGTCGGCACGGTCTACCGGCGGTTCCCGAACAAGGAACACCTGATCGACGCGATGTTCGCGCGCCGGCTGGAGGAGATCGAAGAGAACGCCCGCGCGGCGCTGGCCGATCCGGATCCGTGGGAGGGTTTCCGCAAGTTCGTGTGGGAGGCCGTCGGCATGATGGCGGCCGACCGCGGAATGCGGGACACCTTGCTCAGCAACGCGTTCGGCCAGGTCGAGGTGGCGCGGGTCAAGGACCGGATGATCCCGGTGGTGACCGAACTGGTGCAGCGGGCGAAGGACAGCGGCGCGTTGCGGGCGGACTTCGTCGAGACGGACTGCCCGGTGCTGTTCAAGATGGTCGTGTCGGTCGTGGAGTACTCGCACGACGTGGCCCCGGACCTGTGGCAGCGGTACCTGACCATGCTGCTTGACGGACTGCGCGCGGACGGCGGCGAGCGGCAGGAGCTGCCGGTGCCGCCGCTGGACCACGAGATGCTGGACTGTGCGATGAAGGCGTGGCACTCGCGGCGTTGA
- a CDS encoding MFS transporter has product MTQTTYVEPAGGRPAGSTADPHHARRWLILVMIGLAQLMVVLDATIVNIALPTAQHELGFSSDARQWVVTAYALAFGSLLLLGGRVNDLFGRKRAFLIGLAGFALASAVGGAANGIEMLIVARAAQGVFGALLAPAALSLLTTTFTDPKERGRAFGIFGAIAGGGAAVGLLLGGVLTEYLDWRWCMFVNIVFAVIAFAGGSSLLRHRPSEDRPKLDIPGTVVSTLGLFAVVYGFANAETHDWSSPLVWGFLAAGVVLLGVFVRIETRVAHPLLPMRVLLDRNRGGAYLAVFLLGIGMFGIFLFLTYYLQQNLGFTPITSGLAFLPMVGTLMVSATLSTSVLLPRIGPKVLVGAGMVIAAAGLFWLSGIDSASTYASGVLFPLMVAGVGIGLSMAPSMNVAISGVDPHDAGVASATVNTGQQIGGSIGTALLSSVAADAASSFAAGKTPTPQLLADAAIHSYTTAFTWAAGIFLLGAVVCGLLIKPGVPEVVDTDMPVVHA; this is encoded by the coding sequence ATGACGCAAACCACCTACGTCGAGCCCGCCGGGGGGAGACCAGCCGGCTCGACGGCCGACCCGCACCACGCGCGGCGCTGGCTGATCCTGGTGATGATCGGGCTCGCCCAGCTGATGGTCGTGCTCGACGCGACCATCGTGAACATCGCGCTGCCCACCGCCCAGCACGAACTGGGCTTCTCCAGCGACGCCCGCCAGTGGGTCGTCACCGCCTACGCGCTCGCCTTCGGCAGCCTGCTGCTGCTCGGCGGCCGCGTCAACGACCTGTTCGGCCGCAAGCGCGCCTTCCTCATCGGCCTTGCCGGATTCGCGCTCGCCTCGGCGGTCGGCGGCGCCGCGAACGGCATCGAGATGCTGATCGTCGCCCGCGCCGCGCAGGGTGTGTTCGGTGCGCTGCTCGCGCCCGCCGCGTTGTCGCTGCTGACCACCACGTTCACCGACCCGAAGGAACGCGGCCGCGCGTTCGGCATCTTTGGCGCGATCGCAGGCGGGGGTGCCGCGGTCGGACTGCTGCTCGGCGGGGTGCTCACCGAGTACCTCGACTGGCGCTGGTGCATGTTCGTCAACATCGTCTTCGCGGTGATCGCCTTCGCCGGCGGCTCCAGCCTGCTGCGGCACCGGCCGTCGGAGGACCGGCCGAAGCTGGACATCCCCGGCACGGTCGTGTCGACCCTGGGCCTGTTCGCTGTCGTCTACGGCTTCGCCAACGCCGAGACCCACGACTGGTCGTCGCCCCTGGTGTGGGGTTTCCTGGCGGCCGGTGTCGTGCTGCTCGGCGTGTTCGTCCGCATCGAGACCCGCGTGGCGCACCCGCTGCTGCCGATGCGCGTGCTGCTCGACCGCAACCGCGGCGGCGCCTACCTCGCGGTGTTCCTGCTGGGCATCGGGATGTTCGGCATCTTCCTGTTCCTGACCTACTACCTGCAGCAGAACCTCGGGTTCACGCCGATCACGTCCGGCCTGGCGTTCCTGCCGATGGTCGGCACGCTGATGGTGAGCGCGACGCTGTCCACGAGCGTGCTGCTGCCGCGCATCGGGCCGAAGGTCCTCGTCGGGGCAGGCATGGTGATCGCCGCGGCCGGGCTGTTCTGGCTCAGCGGCATCGACTCGGCCAGCACCTACGCCAGCGGCGTGCTGTTCCCGCTCATGGTGGCCGGCGTCGGCATCGGGTTGTCGATGGCGCCCTCGATGAACGTCGCCATCTCGGGCGTCGACCCGCACGACGCCGGGGTCGCCTCGGCGACGGTCAACACCGGCCAGCAGATCGGCGGCTCGATCGGCACCGCGCTGCTCAGCTCGGTCGCCGCCGACGCCGCGAGCTCGTTCGCCGCGGGAAAGACGCCGACCCCGCAGCTGCTGGCGGACGCCGCGATCCACAGCTACACCACGGCATTCACCTGGGCGGCGGGCATCTTCCTGCTCGGCGCGGTGGTCTGCGGACTGCTGATCAAGCCGGGCGTGCCGGAAGTGGTCGACACCGACATGCCGGTCGTCCACGCGTGA
- a CDS encoding ParB N-terminal domain-containing protein: protein MNAARDTGYPRADAEHDFLRARRRQVLSRLANWLRREPDDVNIMLPFDEVVDALGYVSERRIGLRVIPLSSIIGSVDRGRDFDRRFRPTSGRVRERWERLALAARRGEHIPPIEVYRVGDLHFVIDGHHRVSVAYALGLETIEAAVTEVHTKLNPKGIRYRGDLIVKDYRRLFLSRVPLSGEARAAIVVSDPWDYAHLGEHVEAWGFRLMQSEGKFLDRATIARRWYEEEYLPVVEMMRQAELVGDRTEAEAYMWVAGERYRLIRQHRWDDEVIEALRARRR, encoded by the coding sequence GTGAACGCGGCACGGGACACCGGTTACCCCCGCGCCGACGCCGAGCACGACTTCCTGCGCGCCCGGCGGCGGCAGGTGCTGTCCCGGCTGGCGAACTGGCTGCGCCGGGAGCCCGACGACGTCAATATCATGCTGCCGTTCGACGAGGTCGTGGACGCGCTCGGTTACGTGAGCGAGCGGCGGATCGGGTTGCGGGTGATCCCGCTGAGCTCGATCATCGGCAGCGTCGACCGGGGCCGCGACTTCGACCGCCGGTTCCGGCCGACGTCCGGCCGGGTGCGGGAACGGTGGGAACGGCTCGCGCTGGCCGCCCGCCGCGGTGAGCACATCCCGCCGATCGAGGTGTACCGGGTCGGCGACCTGCACTTCGTGATCGACGGGCACCACCGGGTGTCGGTGGCCTACGCGCTGGGGCTGGAGACCATCGAGGCCGCGGTGACCGAGGTGCACACCAAGCTCAACCCGAAGGGCATCCGCTACCGGGGCGACCTGATCGTGAAGGACTACCGGCGGCTGTTCCTGTCGCGGGTGCCGCTGTCCGGCGAGGCGCGGGCGGCGATCGTGGTGAGCGACCCGTGGGACTACGCGCACCTCGGGGAGCACGTCGAGGCTTGGGGTTTCCGGCTGATGCAGTCCGAGGGGAAGTTCCTCGACCGCGCCACGATCGCGCGGCGCTGGTACGAGGAGGAGTACCTGCCGGTGGTGGAGATGATGCGGCAGGCGGAGCTGGTCGGCGACCGCACCGAGGCCGAGGCCTACATGTGGGTCGCCGGGGAGCGCTATCGCCTGATCCGCCAGCACCGCTGGGACGACGAGGTCATCGAAGCGCTGCGGGCCCGCCGGCGCTGA
- a CDS encoding metallophosphoesterase family protein, whose translation MRALVVSDEVDEQLWAGVGPGCEVGLVLAAGDLPFDYLEFLTDSLGGVPCVFVPGNHDPDLSGFTRHGGLFMRAGFPRAWPGPAGAINADGRVVDVCGLRIAGLGGSVRYNEGPNQWTQAQQARRARRLVRQAARRQRRDGHGVDVLLTHAPPRGVGDREDPAHQGFDCLHRTVEKMRPDWLLHGHIHPYGEHPREHRMGDTRVRNVVGRHLIAFTPHEVRV comes from the coding sequence ATGCGCGCGCTGGTGGTCTCCGACGAGGTCGACGAGCAGCTGTGGGCCGGTGTCGGCCCCGGCTGCGAGGTCGGCCTCGTCCTGGCCGCGGGCGACCTGCCGTTCGACTACCTGGAGTTCCTGACCGACTCGCTGGGCGGCGTGCCGTGCGTGTTCGTGCCCGGCAACCACGACCCGGACCTGTCCGGGTTCACCCGCCACGGCGGCCTGTTCATGCGGGCCGGTTTCCCGCGGGCCTGGCCGGGACCGGCCGGCGCGATCAACGCCGACGGCCGGGTCGTCGACGTCTGCGGCCTGCGGATCGCCGGCCTTGGCGGCTCGGTCCGCTACAACGAGGGGCCCAACCAGTGGACGCAGGCGCAGCAGGCCCGGCGCGCCCGGCGGCTGGTGCGGCAGGCCGCGCGCAGGCAACGCCGCGACGGGCACGGAGTCGACGTCCTGCTCACGCACGCCCCGCCGCGCGGGGTCGGCGACCGCGAAGACCCGGCGCACCAGGGCTTCGACTGCCTGCACCGGACGGTCGAGAAGATGCGGCCGGACTGGTTGCTGCACGGGCACATCCACCCCTACGGCGAACACCCCAGGGAGCACCGGATGGGCGACACGCGCGTCCGCAACGTCGTCGGCAGGCACCTCATCGCGTTCACCCCGCACGAGGTGCGCGTGTGA
- a CDS encoding magnesium and cobalt transport protein CorA: MPAIPSLGGLRGRGNGRAGRVEPPVPVPVSAYIVDCAVYVDGERLPGRWTHAEAIKEVRRRRDGFVWIGLHEPDQQQIQGIAEVYGLHELAVEDAVQAHQRPKLERYDDTLFMVLKTVRYVEHESPTTANEIVETGELMAFLGLDFIITVRHGAHSGLARLRRDLDEDPERLTNGPAAVLHAITDLIVDQYLDVTSSIEDDIDEMEARVFAPRSSVSAEQIYLMKREVLELRRAVMPLVTPVRRLAEGFTRLVPDEVRSYFRDVDDHLTTVSERVGNFDELLTTLVNATVAKITLQQNTDMRKITSWAAMITVPTMIAGIYGMNFDYMPELRWKFGYPAVLVLILGICLLLYRIFRKNKWL; encoded by the coding sequence ATGCCTGCGATTCCCTCCCTCGGCGGCCTGCGCGGCCGGGGCAACGGCCGAGCCGGCCGGGTCGAGCCGCCCGTGCCGGTGCCCGTGTCTGCCTACATCGTCGACTGCGCCGTGTACGTCGACGGCGAGCGGCTGCCCGGGCGCTGGACGCACGCCGAGGCCATCAAGGAGGTCCGGCGCCGGCGCGACGGGTTCGTCTGGATCGGACTGCACGAGCCGGACCAGCAGCAGATCCAGGGCATCGCGGAGGTCTACGGCCTGCACGAGCTGGCCGTGGAGGACGCCGTGCAGGCGCACCAGCGGCCCAAGCTGGAGCGCTACGACGACACGCTGTTCATGGTGCTCAAGACGGTCCGCTACGTCGAGCACGAGTCGCCGACCACGGCCAACGAGATCGTGGAGACCGGCGAGCTGATGGCGTTCCTCGGGCTGGACTTCATCATCACCGTCCGGCACGGGGCGCACTCCGGCCTGGCCCGGCTGCGCCGCGACCTCGACGAGGACCCGGAGCGGCTGACGAACGGCCCGGCCGCGGTGCTGCACGCCATCACCGACCTCATCGTCGACCAGTACCTCGACGTCACCTCCTCGATCGAGGACGACATCGACGAGATGGAGGCGCGGGTGTTCGCGCCCCGCTCGTCGGTCAGCGCCGAGCAGATCTACCTCATGAAACGCGAGGTGCTGGAGCTGCGCCGCGCGGTGATGCCGCTGGTCACGCCGGTGCGGAGGCTGGCGGAGGGCTTCACCCGGCTGGTCCCCGACGAGGTCCGGTCGTACTTCCGCGACGTCGACGACCACCTGACCACCGTGTCGGAGCGGGTGGGCAACTTCGACGAGCTGCTGACGACCCTGGTGAACGCCACGGTCGCCAAGATCACGCTCCAGCAGAACACCGACATGCGCAAGATCACCTCGTGGGCGGCCATGATCACCGTTCCCACGATGATCGCGGGTATTTACGGCATGAATTTCGACTACATGCCGGAGTTGCGCTGGAAGTTCGGGTATCCGGCGGTTCTCGTGCTGATTCTCGGGATCTGCCTGCTTCTCTATCGAATATTCAGGAAGAACAAGTGGCTCTGA
- a CDS encoding MaoC family dehydratase, translating to MQFGRYFEEFEVGAVYKHWPGKTVTEYDDHLFCLLTMNHHPLHMDAHYAAETTDFGKNVVVGNYIYSLLLGMSVPDVSGKAIANLEIESLRHVKPTFHGDTIYGETEVLDKTPSKSKDDRGVVYVETRGYKQDGTIVCIFRRKVLVPKQNYGEARGGEQPGRPVPHG from the coding sequence GTGCAGTTCGGGCGGTACTTCGAGGAGTTCGAGGTGGGTGCGGTGTACAAGCACTGGCCAGGCAAGACGGTGACCGAGTACGACGACCACCTGTTCTGCCTGCTCACCATGAACCACCACCCGCTGCACATGGACGCGCACTACGCGGCGGAGACCACCGACTTCGGCAAGAACGTCGTGGTGGGCAACTACATCTACTCGCTGCTGCTGGGCATGTCGGTGCCGGACGTGTCGGGCAAGGCGATCGCCAACCTGGAGATCGAGTCGCTGCGGCACGTCAAGCCGACCTTCCACGGTGACACCATCTACGGTGAGACCGAGGTGCTGGACAAGACCCCGTCGAAGTCGAAGGACGACCGGGGCGTGGTGTACGTGGAGACCCGGGGCTACAAGCAGGACGGCACGATCGTGTGCATCTTCCGCCGCAAGGTCCTGGTGCCGAAGCAGAACTACGGTGAGGCGCGTGGGGGCGAGCAGCCGGGCCGTCCCGTGCCGCACGGGTGA
- a CDS encoding DUF2332 domain-containing protein gives MTIGLAEAKRRLDEFAGSAAGESPLYEHLASKAAEDDEVAGLLAAAPEEASPALLFAVAHRLVQADPIHPLYRYYPALGGANGVDDETWPLFREFLLAHAGEAAGMLASRSLANNEVRRAASVFPAVAMAAKQAGGKIALLEVGTAGGLLLGMDKFAYRYQCDGGEQLVAGPAKAAVGLHCALDLAPGAVLPKLPKKLTVVARAGLDPQPLDLSDEDELAWLEACVWGDQPDRVRLLRAAALAQRKSPPRIVAGDAVGAFDEALALLPADVPLVVLTCRTMGHMHDADRGEFLSRLAALGESRPLWWVMDETYEHGLSAVLPGRDELAFAVDGQTALGLARRTAGGWDAVALARTTRYGARMTWLAV, from the coding sequence GTGACGATCGGGTTGGCCGAAGCCAAGCGGCGGCTGGACGAGTTCGCGGGGAGCGCGGCGGGCGAGTCGCCGCTGTACGAGCACCTCGCGTCCAAGGCCGCCGAGGACGACGAGGTGGCCGGTCTGCTGGCCGCCGCGCCCGAGGAGGCGAGCCCCGCGCTGTTGTTCGCGGTCGCCCACCGGCTGGTCCAGGCCGACCCGATCCACCCGCTGTACCGGTACTACCCCGCGCTGGGCGGGGCCAACGGCGTGGACGACGAGACGTGGCCGCTGTTCCGCGAGTTCCTGCTCGCGCATGCCGGCGAGGCGGCGGGCATGCTCGCGTCGCGGTCGCTGGCGAACAACGAGGTGCGGCGGGCCGCGTCGGTGTTCCCGGCGGTCGCGATGGCGGCCAAGCAGGCGGGCGGCAAGATCGCGCTGCTCGAGGTCGGCACCGCGGGCGGGCTGCTGCTCGGGATGGACAAGTTCGCCTACCGGTACCAGTGCGACGGCGGTGAGCAGCTGGTCGCCGGGCCTGCCAAGGCGGCGGTCGGGCTGCACTGCGCGCTCGACCTGGCGCCCGGCGCGGTGCTGCCGAAACTGCCGAAGAAGCTGACCGTCGTGGCGCGCGCCGGGCTCGACCCGCAGCCGCTGGATCTGTCCGATGAGGACGAGCTGGCGTGGCTGGAGGCCTGCGTGTGGGGCGACCAGCCGGACCGCGTGCGGCTGCTGCGGGCGGCGGCGCTGGCGCAGCGCAAGTCGCCGCCGCGGATCGTCGCCGGGGACGCGGTCGGCGCGTTCGACGAGGCTCTCGCCCTGCTGCCCGCGGACGTGCCGCTGGTGGTGCTCACCTGCCGGACGATGGGGCACATGCACGACGCCGACCGCGGCGAGTTCCTGTCGCGGCTGGCCGCGCTGGGGGAGTCGCGTCCACTGTGGTGGGTCATGGACGAGACGTACGAGCACGGGTTGTCCGCGGTGCTGCCGGGGCGGGACGAGCTGGCGTTCGCTGTCGACGGCCAGACGGCGCTCGGCCTGGCGCGGCGCACGGCCGGCGGCTGGGACGCGGTCGCGCTGGCCCGCACCACGCGCTATGGCGCCCGGATGACCTGGCTGGCCGTCTAG
- a CDS encoding acyl--CoA ligase family protein — translation MADTWFTPLTPLAFLERSAEVFPDKDAIVYGDRRVTYREFAAEATRVAQALRASGVEPGDRVAYLLPNIPEMLVAHFAVPLAGAVLVAINTRLAPAEIRYILAHSGAKVLVVDAALHASVPLDTGVDVVTVVDGAEPDPAVGGITYDALLARGSDEPLPWSVADERSTISINYTSGTTGRSKGVQYHHRGAYLNSLAEIIHSGHTPESKYLWTLPMFHCNGWCTTWAVTAIGGTHVCLRAVEATEIWRLLDGEGITHLNGAPTVLNTIAGYPGAHPLPREVVVTTAGAPPSPTVIRRMTDLGARLVHVYGLTETYGPYTVCEAQEGWVKLDIAERSRLMARQGVGMLVTDGIRVVDEQMRDVPRDGVTMGEVVMRGNNVMSGYFADPEATEKAFRGGWFHSGDLGVWHPDGYIQLRDRAKDIIVSGGENISTIEVEAALDSHEAVAEVAVVGVPDEKWGERPKAYVVLRPGASATADELRAHVREQIARFKVPDQVEFVEALPKTSTGKIQKFQLREREWGGSESRIQG, via the coding sequence ATGGCTGACACGTGGTTCACCCCGCTGACCCCGCTGGCCTTCCTGGAGCGCTCCGCCGAGGTCTTCCCGGACAAGGACGCGATCGTCTACGGCGATCGCCGCGTGACCTACCGCGAGTTCGCCGCGGAGGCCACCCGCGTGGCGCAGGCGCTGCGGGCGAGCGGCGTCGAGCCGGGGGACCGCGTGGCCTACCTGCTGCCGAACATCCCCGAGATGCTGGTCGCGCACTTCGCGGTGCCGCTCGCGGGCGCGGTGCTGGTGGCGATCAACACCCGGCTCGCGCCCGCCGAGATCCGCTACATCCTGGCGCACTCCGGGGCGAAGGTGCTGGTCGTCGACGCCGCGCTGCACGCATCGGTGCCGCTGGACACCGGCGTGGACGTCGTGACGGTGGTGGACGGCGCGGAGCCCGACCCGGCCGTCGGCGGCATCACCTACGACGCGCTGCTGGCGCGGGGCAGCGACGAGCCGCTGCCGTGGAGCGTCGCGGACGAGCGGTCGACGATCTCGATCAACTACACGTCCGGGACCACTGGCAGGTCGAAGGGCGTCCAGTACCACCATCGCGGCGCGTACCTGAACTCGCTGGCCGAGATCATCCACTCGGGGCACACGCCGGAGTCGAAGTACTTGTGGACGTTGCCGATGTTCCACTGCAACGGCTGGTGCACGACGTGGGCGGTCACCGCGATCGGCGGCACGCACGTGTGCCTGCGGGCGGTCGAGGCGACCGAGATCTGGCGGCTGCTGGACGGCGAGGGGATCACGCACCTCAACGGCGCGCCGACGGTGCTGAACACGATCGCCGGGTACCCGGGGGCGCACCCGCTGCCGCGTGAGGTCGTGGTGACCACCGCGGGTGCGCCGCCGTCGCCGACCGTGATCCGGCGGATGACGGACCTGGGCGCGCGCCTGGTGCACGTGTACGGGCTGACCGAGACGTACGGGCCGTACACGGTGTGCGAGGCGCAGGAGGGGTGGGTCAAGCTCGACATCGCCGAGCGGAGCCGTCTGATGGCGCGGCAGGGCGTCGGGATGCTGGTGACCGACGGGATCCGGGTGGTGGACGAGCAGATGCGCGACGTGCCTCGCGACGGCGTGACCATGGGCGAGGTCGTGATGCGCGGGAACAACGTGATGTCCGGCTACTTCGCCGACCCCGAGGCGACGGAGAAAGCGTTTCGCGGCGGCTGGTTCCACTCCGGTGACCTGGGCGTGTGGCATCCGGACGGCTACATCCAGCTGCGCGACCGGGCGAAGGACATCATCGTCTCCGGCGGCGAGAACATCTCCACGATCGAGGTGGAGGCGGCGCTGGACTCGCACGAGGCCGTCGCGGAGGTCGCGGTGGTCGGCGTGCCGGACGAGAAGTGGGGCGAGCGGCCGAAGGCGTACGTCGTGCTGCGGCCAGGCGCGTCGGCGACGGCGGACGAGCTGCGGGCGCACGTGCGGGAGCAGATCGCGCGATTCAAGGTGCCGGACCAGGTCGAGTTCGTGGAGGCGCTGCCCAAGACGTCGACGGGGAAGATCCAGAAGTTCCAGCTGCGCGAACGCGAGTGGGGTGGTTCGGAGTCCCGAATCCAGGGCTGA
- a CDS encoding NUDIX hydrolase yields the protein MSAIGPVPVRCVGGILHDQAGRLLLVRRANDPGRGLWSIPGGRVEPGETDNAALIREMREETGLVVRPGALVGHVVRGRYEIHDYICEVEGGFLRAGDDAAEVRWVDEATFVALALTDGLADTLRGWEMLPRC from the coding sequence ATGAGCGCGATCGGCCCGGTCCCCGTGCGCTGCGTAGGCGGGATCCTGCACGATCAAGCGGGCCGCCTGCTGCTCGTCCGGCGCGCCAACGACCCCGGACGCGGACTGTGGTCGATCCCGGGTGGACGCGTGGAACCAGGCGAAACGGACAATGCGGCCCTGATCCGGGAGATGCGCGAGGAAACCGGGCTCGTCGTCCGCCCCGGCGCGCTGGTGGGCCACGTGGTCCGCGGCCGCTACGAGATCCACGACTACATCTGCGAGGTGGAGGGCGGTTTCCTGCGGGCGGGCGACGACGCGGCCGAGGTGCGCTGGGTCGATGAGGCGACGTTCGTGGCGCTTGCGCTGACGGACGGATTGGCCGACACGCTGCGTGGCTGGGAGATGCTGCCGCGCTGCTGA
- a CDS encoding PH domain-containing protein yields the protein MFAPRDPDEYLLDTERRVVRVRRHWAFLAWDTFETIALLAICVMVSYLLPPSLWVVQNILWYAALLVVVVYAFKVIEWWVERLVVTDKRFVLTSGVITTKVAMMPISKVTDLTYERSAWGRMFGYGTVVVESAGQIQALNRIEFLPSPEEFYDTISELVFGDKHKQSERFSMIKAQRLARGKKIVG from the coding sequence ATGTTCGCCCCACGGGATCCCGACGAGTACCTGCTCGACACCGAGCGGCGCGTGGTGCGGGTCCGCAGGCACTGGGCATTCCTGGCCTGGGACACCTTCGAGACGATCGCTCTGCTCGCGATCTGCGTGATGGTGTCCTACCTGCTGCCACCGTCCCTGTGGGTCGTCCAGAACATCCTCTGGTACGCGGCGCTGCTCGTGGTCGTCGTGTACGCGTTCAAGGTCATCGAGTGGTGGGTCGAGCGCCTGGTGGTCACGGACAAACGCTTCGTGCTCACCAGCGGCGTCATCACCACCAAGGTCGCGATGATGCCGATCTCGAAGGTCACCGACCTGACCTACGAACGCTCCGCGTGGGGCCGGATGTTCGGCTACGGCACGGTCGTCGTCGAGTCGGCCGGTCAGATCCAGGCGCTGAACCGGATTGAGTTCCTGCCGAGCCCGGAGGAGTTCTACGACACCATCTCCGAACTCGTCTTCGGCGACAAGCACAAGCAGAGCGAGCGCTTCTCCATGATCAAGGCCCAGCGCCTCGCGCGCGGCAAGAAGATCGTCGGTTGA
- a CDS encoding PHP domain-containing protein, whose protein sequence is MIPMRIDLHTHSTVSDGTDTPAELVAAAAAAGLDVVALTDHDTTAGWAAAAAALPAGLTLVPGAELSCVSNLGISIHLLAYLFDPASSAIVEEQTRLRQERRTRLRAMAVRMAADGLPIDADELLESLGPDSPAGRPHLAQALVRAGLVTSVDQAFAEYLGAGRGYYLPRQDTPVETAIEMIAEAGGVTVFAHPFARSRGRIVSADYIAELAEIGLTGLEVDHPNHDEATRAELRGLAGELGLVQTGSSDYHGTNKTIPIGAENTDPEQFEALIDKASGAQIVVG, encoded by the coding sequence ATGATTCCGATGCGCATCGACCTGCACACCCATTCCACCGTGTCGGACGGCACGGACACGCCCGCCGAACTCGTGGCGGCGGCCGCCGCCGCGGGGCTCGACGTGGTCGCGCTGACCGACCACGACACCACGGCAGGCTGGGCCGCCGCGGCCGCGGCGCTCCCGGCTGGCCTCACGCTCGTGCCCGGCGCCGAGCTGTCGTGCGTGAGCAACCTCGGCATCAGCATCCACCTGCTGGCCTACCTGTTCGACCCGGCGTCCTCGGCGATCGTCGAAGAGCAGACGCGGCTGCGGCAGGAGCGCCGCACCCGGTTGCGCGCGATGGCGGTGCGGATGGCCGCCGACGGCCTGCCGATCGACGCCGACGAGCTCCTCGAATCCCTCGGCCCGGACTCCCCGGCAGGCCGGCCGCACCTCGCGCAGGCCCTGGTGCGCGCGGGGCTGGTGACGAGCGTGGACCAGGCGTTCGCTGAGTACCTCGGCGCCGGCCGCGGCTACTACCTGCCGCGGCAGGACACGCCGGTGGAGACGGCGATCGAGATGATCGCCGAAGCAGGCGGCGTCACCGTGTTCGCGCACCCGTTCGCGCGCAGCCGCGGGCGGATCGTGTCCGCCGACTACATCGCCGAGCTGGCGGAGATCGGGCTGACCGGGCTCGAGGTCGACCACCCCAACCACGACGAGGCGACGCGCGCCGAGCTGCGCGGGCTGGCCGGTGAGCTGGGGCTGGTGCAGACCGGGTCGAGCGACTACCACGGCACGAACAAGACGATCCCGATCGGCGCGGAGAACACTGATCCCGAGCAGTTCGAGGCGTTGATCGACAAGGCGTCCGGCGCGCAGATCGTGGTGGGCTGA
- a CDS encoding MarC family protein, with amino-acid sequence MAVADLFDAKLFLEASITLVVIMDPPGTVPVFLSLVGRKPPAVRARAARQAVLVSLLVISLFAIAGQAILAYLGIGVPALQGAGGLLLLLIALDLLTGRGATSEPNVVEDVNVALVPLGTPLLAGPGAIAATIVFVRQASGHVGAYVALACAIVAVHIVIYACMRFSGVVIRLIKESGITLLAKIAGLLLAAIAVELVANSVRGFIEGG; translated from the coding sequence TTGGCGGTCGCCGACCTCTTCGACGCGAAACTGTTCCTGGAGGCGTCGATCACGCTGGTCGTGATCATGGACCCGCCGGGGACCGTGCCGGTGTTCCTCAGCCTGGTGGGCCGGAAGCCGCCGGCGGTGCGGGCGCGGGCCGCGCGGCAGGCGGTGCTGGTGTCGCTGCTGGTGATCTCACTGTTCGCCATCGCGGGGCAGGCGATCCTCGCGTACCTGGGGATCGGGGTGCCCGCGCTGCAGGGCGCCGGCGGGCTGCTCCTGCTGCTCATCGCGCTGGACCTGCTCACCGGCCGCGGCGCGACGAGCGAGCCGAACGTGGTGGAGGACGTGAACGTCGCCCTGGTGCCGCTGGGCACCCCGCTGCTGGCCGGACCGGGCGCCATCGCCGCGACGATCGTCTTCGTCCGGCAGGCGTCCGGGCACGTGGGCGCGTACGTAGCGCTGGCCTGCGCGATCGTCGCCGTGCACATCGTCATCTACGCGTGCATGCGGTTCTCGGGCGTGGTCATCCGGTTGATCAAGGAAAGCGGTATCACGCTGCTCGCGAAGATCGCGGGCCTGCTGCTGGCGGCGATCGCCGTGGAGCTGGTCGCGAACTCCGTACGAGGCTTCATCGAGGGCGGCTGA